A window of the Microbulbifer aggregans genome harbors these coding sequences:
- the mpl gene encoding UDP-N-acetylmuramate:L-alanyl-gamma-D-glutamyl-meso-diaminopimelate ligase: MHIHILGICGTFMGSLAQLAVAEGHKVTGSDANVYPPMSTQLEQAGIELTEGYDPAQLDPAPDLVIIGNALSRGNPAVEAVLDRGLPYTSGAQWLCDHFLGGRWVLAVSGTHGKTTTASMLAWILEHAGMKPGFLIGGVPRNFDVSARLGETPFFVVEADEYDTAFFDKRSKFVHYRPRTLIINNLEFDHADIFPDLAAIQRQFHHLVRTVPGNGLIVSAAEDNVEQVLEQGCWTEVQRFSTEAEDDVRLGDWCAVDVAADGGSFAVQFRGAEIARVQWQHTGLHNVRNGLAAMAAARHVGVEPAVAAEALASFEGVKRRMECLGEVGGVRVYDDFAHHPTAIESTLNGLRARVGQDKIIALIEPRSNTMRMGIHQNHLARACAGADLVLWYQPEGMGWSLGDVVHHSTVPAKIFDNIEAGVESAVNLAEPGTHIVVMSNGGFGGIHQRLLAVLEQKSEQAGS, translated from the coding sequence ATGCATATTCATATTCTAGGTATCTGCGGCACCTTTATGGGCAGCCTGGCGCAGCTGGCGGTCGCAGAGGGGCACAAGGTCACCGGTAGTGACGCCAATGTTTACCCGCCCATGAGCACCCAGCTTGAGCAGGCGGGTATTGAGCTGACTGAAGGCTATGATCCGGCACAGCTGGACCCGGCCCCGGACCTGGTGATTATCGGCAATGCCCTGTCCCGGGGTAACCCGGCCGTCGAGGCAGTGCTGGATCGCGGCCTGCCCTACACCTCTGGCGCCCAGTGGTTGTGTGACCATTTCCTCGGCGGCCGCTGGGTGCTGGCGGTCTCCGGTACCCACGGCAAGACCACCACCGCCAGCATGCTGGCCTGGATTCTCGAACACGCGGGGATGAAACCCGGTTTCCTGATTGGTGGTGTGCCACGCAACTTCGATGTCTCCGCCCGTCTGGGAGAGACGCCCTTCTTCGTGGTGGAGGCGGACGAGTACGACACCGCTTTCTTCGACAAGCGCTCCAAGTTCGTCCACTACCGCCCGCGAACCCTGATTATCAACAATCTGGAGTTCGATCATGCGGACATTTTCCCCGATCTTGCGGCGATCCAGCGGCAGTTTCACCATTTGGTGAGGACAGTGCCCGGAAACGGCCTGATCGTCTCGGCTGCCGAGGACAATGTGGAGCAGGTCCTCGAGCAGGGCTGCTGGACCGAGGTGCAACGCTTCTCCACCGAGGCTGAAGACGATGTGCGCCTGGGGGATTGGTGCGCGGTCGATGTGGCGGCGGATGGCGGTTCTTTCGCAGTGCAGTTCCGCGGCGCCGAGATCGCCCGCGTGCAGTGGCAGCACACGGGGCTGCACAATGTGCGCAACGGCCTGGCGGCGATGGCCGCGGCTCGTCACGTAGGGGTGGAGCCGGCGGTGGCGGCCGAGGCGCTGGCCAGCTTCGAGGGCGTGAAGCGGCGCATGGAGTGCCTGGGTGAAGTGGGTGGCGTACGCGTTTACGACGACTTTGCCCACCATCCGACGGCCATCGAATCCACCCTGAATGGCCTGCGGGCCCGGGTAGGGCAGGACAAGATCATCGCCCTGATTGAACCGCGCTCGAACACCATGCGTATGGGTATCCATCAAAACCATCTGGCGCGGGCCTGTGCTGGCGCCGACCTGGTGCTTTGGTATCAGCCCGAGGGCATGGGCTGGTCCCTCGGTGATGTGGTTCACCACTCCACTGTGCCGGCAAAGATTTTCGACAACATCGAGGCTGGGGTAGAATCCGCGGTCAATCTGGCCGAGCCGGGCACGCACATCGTTGTAATGAGCAACGGCGGCTTCGGTGGCATTCACCAGCGCCTGCTGGCGGTGCTGGAGCAAAAGAGCGAACAGGCCGGGTCCTGA
- a CDS encoding flavin prenyltransferase UbiX translates to MTGASGAQYGLRLLQCLLAADVRVWLLLSDAAQVVINTETDCQLPGSGDDQAVEAFLADRFGARPGQLKLFGKRDWFSPVASGTGSPASMVICPASGGTLSAIACGASNNLIERAADVALKERRQLILVPREAPYSEIHLENMLKLTRMGAMVLPASPGFYQRPRTLEDLVDFVVARLLDQLGVEQGLLPRWGEAGSVGEAAQQ, encoded by the coding sequence ATGACCGGCGCGTCCGGAGCACAGTATGGTCTGCGTTTACTGCAGTGCCTGCTGGCTGCCGATGTGCGGGTGTGGCTGCTGCTATCGGATGCAGCACAGGTGGTGATCAATACGGAAACCGACTGCCAGCTGCCCGGGAGTGGCGATGACCAGGCCGTAGAGGCTTTCCTGGCCGACCGTTTCGGGGCCAGGCCGGGGCAGCTGAAACTGTTCGGCAAGCGGGACTGGTTCTCGCCGGTGGCCTCGGGCACCGGCAGTCCGGCCAGTATGGTTATCTGCCCGGCCAGCGGCGGTACCCTGTCCGCTATTGCCTGCGGCGCCTCCAACAACCTGATTGAGCGGGCTGCGGATGTGGCCCTGAAAGAGCGCCGCCAGCTGATCCTGGTCCCCCGGGAGGCGCCTTATTCGGAAATCCATCTGGAGAACATGCTCAAGCTGACTCGAATGGGAGCGATGGTGCTCCCGGCGAGCCCCGGCTTTTATCAGCGACCCCGTACCCTCGAGGACCTGGTGGATTTCGTGGTGGCACGCTTGCTGGATCAGCTGGGCGTCGAGCAGGGCCTGCTGCCGCGCTGGGGAGAGGCCGGTTCAGTTGGTGAGGCCGCGCAGCAGTGA
- a CDS encoding SelT/SelW/SelH family protein has protein sequence MKPSVTIRYCSQCNWMLRATWMAQELLHTFAEDLQGVTLEPVTGGAFEIFADGELLWERKRDGGFPSAKELKRRLRDLLFPDRELGHLDRP, from the coding sequence GTGAAGCCCTCGGTAACCATTCGCTACTGCAGCCAGTGCAACTGGATGCTGCGGGCGACCTGGATGGCCCAGGAGCTCCTGCACACGTTCGCCGAGGATCTGCAGGGGGTCACCCTGGAGCCGGTGACCGGCGGGGCATTCGAAATTTTCGCCGACGGAGAGCTGCTCTGGGAGCGAAAACGGGATGGTGGATTTCCGTCCGCCAAGGAACTAAAACGCCGCCTGCGGGATCTGTTGTTTCCGGACCGCGAGCTGGGGCATCTGGACCGGCCCTGA
- a CDS encoding efflux RND transporter permease subunit, whose protein sequence is MLSAFKTTYENLITRHPKGVLVFVALLTIAAAFGLPRFKIDASADSLTLEADEALDYYREIAERYASGDFLVVTYRSRQGDLFDDASLNTLRQLRNELAQVEGVESVQTILDVPLLYSPKPQIAELADGIRTLSTPGTDKTQARQEFLSSPIYRDLILSPDGQTTALLVNLELDRRGLELVRERDSLRRQRDSEGLSEAEAARLEEVSALYLQHRTEQDIVSRERVEVVRGIIASYEGKAELFLGGVSMITADMIAFIKSDLVVFGAGILLFIIATLLIIFRQVRWVLLPLSTCIVTAVIMLGFLSWLDWRLTVISANFVALLLIITLAITIHLSVRYRELAAQSPDWDRRRLALEAVRFMAKPCLYTALTTIVAFASLVVSGIRPVIDFGWMMTMGVALALVLSFLIIPAVLMLLPKRTEGISQDNSHAFTLLFSRFAERRRALVLAVAAIAAVVGGVGATQLKVENRFIDYFDSSTEIYQGMLVIDRRLGGTVTLDIILDKPEVEEPAFEGEEDPFGMDAEEGSTEEDPFAAEDPFAADDPFATESETVEPSYWFTVGGLAKIEQLHDFLERQPEIGKVQSLATLYKVARDLNGGPLNDFELAVARSGLPAEINEVLVEPYLSIEHNQARITLRAMETDPNLRRDELIQRIYDYAHDEMGIAPENIRQTGLLVLYNNMLQSLFKSQILTLGAVFVGILLMFLVLFRSLSIAIIALIPNMLAAAVVLGGMGLAGIPLDMMTITIAAITVGIGVDHAIHYLYRFRSEFAKDGDYLATMHRSHATIGRAMFYTAITIIAGFSILALSKFVPSIYFGLLTALAMSAALLGSLTLLPLLLLIFKPLRAPEAPGKPELAGEGLAGA, encoded by the coding sequence ATGCTGTCTGCTTTCAAGACCACCTACGAGAACCTGATCACCCGTCACCCGAAGGGCGTGCTGGTGTTCGTCGCGCTGCTGACCATCGCCGCTGCGTTTGGCCTGCCCCGGTTCAAGATCGATGCCTCCGCCGATTCCCTGACGCTGGAGGCGGACGAGGCGCTGGATTATTACCGCGAGATCGCCGAACGCTATGCCAGCGGCGATTTCCTGGTGGTGACTTATCGCTCCAGGCAGGGCGACCTGTTCGATGACGCCTCGCTGAACACCCTGCGCCAGTTGCGTAATGAACTGGCTCAGGTAGAGGGTGTGGAGAGCGTACAGACGATTCTCGACGTGCCGCTGCTGTACAGCCCGAAGCCGCAGATTGCCGAGCTGGCGGATGGCATCCGGACCCTGTCGACTCCCGGTACTGACAAGACGCAGGCCCGTCAGGAATTTCTCTCCAGCCCTATCTACCGCGATCTGATCCTGAGTCCGGACGGCCAGACCACCGCTCTGCTGGTGAACCTGGAACTGGACCGTCGCGGCCTGGAGCTGGTACGCGAGCGGGACAGTCTGCGTCGTCAGCGCGACAGCGAGGGATTGAGTGAGGCGGAAGCTGCGCGCCTGGAGGAAGTGAGCGCGCTGTATCTGCAGCATCGCACCGAGCAGGACATCGTTTCCCGCGAGCGGGTGGAAGTGGTGCGCGGGATTATTGCCAGTTATGAGGGCAAGGCGGAGCTGTTCCTCGGCGGTGTCTCCATGATTACTGCCGACATGATCGCCTTCATCAAGAGTGACCTGGTGGTGTTCGGGGCGGGTATCCTGCTGTTCATCATTGCCACTCTGCTGATTATTTTCCGTCAGGTGCGCTGGGTACTGCTGCCACTGAGCACCTGTATCGTGACCGCTGTGATCATGCTTGGGTTCTTGAGCTGGCTCGACTGGCGCCTGACGGTCATCTCCGCCAATTTCGTCGCGCTGCTGCTGATTATTACCCTGGCCATCACGATTCACCTGTCGGTGCGATACCGGGAGCTGGCGGCCCAGAGCCCGGACTGGGATCGCCGTCGCCTGGCACTGGAGGCGGTGCGCTTTATGGCCAAGCCGTGCCTGTATACCGCACTCACCACCATCGTGGCGTTTGCGTCGCTGGTGGTCAGCGGCATTCGACCGGTGATCGACTTCGGCTGGATGATGACCATGGGCGTGGCCCTGGCGCTGGTGCTGTCGTTCCTGATCATTCCGGCCGTACTGATGCTGCTGCCCAAGCGTACCGAGGGCATCAGCCAGGACAATTCCCACGCGTTTACACTGCTGTTCTCCCGCTTTGCCGAGCGCCGTCGTGCCCTGGTACTGGCAGTGGCCGCTATTGCTGCGGTCGTGGGAGGTGTGGGCGCGACCCAGCTCAAGGTGGAAAACCGCTTTATCGATTACTTCGACAGCTCCACCGAGATCTACCAGGGCATGCTGGTGATCGACCGTCGACTGGGCGGTACCGTGACTCTGGATATCATCCTGGATAAACCCGAAGTGGAAGAGCCCGCATTCGAGGGCGAAGAAGATCCCTTCGGTATGGACGCCGAGGAAGGCAGCACAGAGGAAGATCCGTTCGCAGCGGAAGACCCCTTTGCCGCGGACGATCCCTTTGCCACAGAGTCGGAGACGGTCGAACCCAGCTACTGGTTTACCGTGGGCGGCCTGGCCAAGATCGAACAGCTGCACGATTTCCTCGAGCGCCAGCCGGAGATCGGCAAAGTGCAGTCGCTGGCAACTCTGTACAAAGTGGCCCGTGACCTGAACGGCGGCCCGCTGAACGACTTCGAGCTGGCGGTGGCCCGCTCTGGTCTGCCGGCGGAGATCAACGAAGTGCTGGTAGAACCGTACCTTTCCATCGAACACAACCAGGCCCGCATAACCCTGCGAGCGATGGAGACCGACCCTAACCTGCGCCGGGATGAGCTGATCCAGCGCATTTACGATTACGCCCATGATGAGATGGGCATCGCGCCGGAGAACATTCGCCAGACTGGGCTGCTGGTCCTCTACAACAACATGCTGCAGAGCCTGTTCAAGTCACAGATCCTGACGCTGGGGGCGGTGTTTGTCGGTATCCTGCTGATGTTCCTGGTGCTGTTCCGCTCCCTGTCCATCGCGATCATCGCCCTGATCCCGAATATGCTGGCCGCGGCAGTGGTGCTGGGTGGCATGGGGCTGGCCGGTATTCCACTGGATATGATGACGATCACTATTGCCGCCATCACCGTGGGTATTGGTGTGGACCATGCGATCCACTATCTCTATCGGTTCCGCAGTGAATTTGCGAAGGATGGCGACTATCTGGCGACCATGCACCGCAGTCACGCCACCATTGGCCGGGCCATGTTCTATACCGCGATCACGATTATTGCCGGCTTCTCGATCCTGGCGCTGTCCAAGTTCGTGCCGTCGATCTACTTCGGACTGTTGACGGCGCTGGCCATGTCGGCGGCACTGCTGGGCTCCCTGACCCTGCTGCCGCTGTTGTTGCTGATCTTCAAGCCACTGCGGGCACCGGAGGCGCCGGGAAAGCCTGAGCTCGCGGGGGAGGGCCTCGCCGGGGCCTGA
- a CDS encoding tryptophan halogenase family protein yields MKKPYSVMIVGGGTAGWMAANLMAHRWRDRDVSIMLLESDAIGTIGVGEGSTPYLKGFFKSLGIDESEWMPACNATYKCGIRFPRWSTVPGYESYYHPFFSPLDREIGQVFFENVRRRRSGIDTPANPTDFFHAPFLSSNACAPHPEKPLPFELDYGYHFDAGLLGRFLREKAKAAGVEHLIDTVSTVERNGENIEAIVTEKSGRIAADFFIDCSGFRALLLGGAPDYRFRDFSRTLFNNAAVTVQIERDFSQPLLSETISEGLSSGWMWRIPLQNRTGCGYVYSNHYVSPDAAETELRKTLGLPESARVNHLKMRVGRAEEHWQGNCLGVGLSQGFIEPLEATALMLVQFTIEHFLEAFRFQDTEAPGPHKKTVFNERINQLFDGVLDYVAGHYKLNSREDTAYWRAAREEIVISDRLQALLDCWDNNGDVDRLLEQAGAELVYSRASWYSLLAGMGRFPRNLRPADAAVAREHQEVRRFCTGNLARFRQHQTQLDSLRQSVSEPA; encoded by the coding sequence TTGAAAAAGCCTTATTCCGTGATGATTGTCGGCGGCGGCACTGCCGGCTGGATGGCCGCGAACTTGATGGCGCACCGGTGGCGGGATCGTGACGTATCCATCATGCTGCTGGAATCCGACGCTATTGGCACTATTGGTGTTGGCGAGGGCAGCACGCCCTACCTGAAAGGCTTCTTCAAGTCGCTCGGAATTGACGAGTCTGAATGGATGCCGGCCTGCAATGCCACCTACAAATGCGGCATCCGTTTTCCCCGCTGGTCTACGGTGCCCGGCTACGAATCCTACTACCATCCGTTCTTCTCGCCGCTGGATCGAGAGATCGGCCAGGTTTTTTTCGAGAATGTCAGGCGGCGGCGCAGCGGAATCGACACCCCGGCAAATCCGACCGACTTTTTCCACGCGCCCTTTTTGTCATCAAACGCCTGCGCGCCACACCCGGAAAAACCCCTGCCTTTTGAGCTGGATTACGGCTACCACTTCGATGCAGGGCTGCTGGGGCGCTTTCTGCGGGAAAAAGCCAAAGCTGCCGGAGTGGAACATCTCATCGATACCGTCTCGACGGTCGAAAGAAACGGGGAGAATATTGAAGCAATCGTCACCGAAAAAAGCGGACGCATTGCAGCAGACTTCTTCATTGATTGCTCGGGCTTCCGGGCCCTGCTTCTTGGCGGTGCCCCCGACTACCGGTTCCGGGATTTCAGCCGTACCTTGTTCAACAACGCGGCGGTCACGGTACAGATAGAGCGGGATTTCTCACAACCGCTGTTATCGGAAACCATTTCGGAGGGCCTTTCCAGCGGCTGGATGTGGCGTATCCCGCTGCAGAACCGTACCGGTTGCGGCTACGTGTACAGCAATCACTATGTCTCCCCGGATGCGGCAGAGACCGAACTCCGCAAGACACTGGGCCTTCCGGAGTCAGCCCGAGTGAACCACCTGAAGATGAGAGTCGGGCGGGCAGAGGAACACTGGCAGGGCAACTGCCTCGGGGTCGGGCTATCCCAGGGGTTTATCGAACCCCTGGAGGCAACCGCACTGATGCTGGTCCAGTTCACCATTGAACACTTTCTGGAGGCCTTCCGGTTCCAGGACACCGAAGCCCCAGGCCCGCACAAAAAGACTGTCTTTAACGAGCGTATCAATCAGCTGTTCGATGGCGTGCTGGACTATGTGGCCGGCCACTACAAGCTCAACAGCCGTGAGGATACGGCCTACTGGCGCGCGGCCCGGGAGGAGATTGTCATCTCCGACCGGTTACAGGCTCTGCTGGACTGCTGGGATAACAACGGGGATGTAGACAGACTACTGGAACAGGCAGGCGCGGAACTGGTGTATTCAAGGGCCAGCTGGTACTCACTACTGGCTGGCATGGGGCGCTTCCCGAGAAACCTGCGCCCGGCGGACGCCGCTGTCGCACGGGAACATCAGGAAGTACGGCGTTTCTGTACCGGCAACCTGGCCCGCTTTCGCCAGCACCAGACCCAGCTCGACAGCCTGAGGCAGTCCGTGAGCGAACCGGCGTAA
- a CDS encoding tryptophan 7-halogenase, translating into MNTIKNIVIVGGGTAGWLVAASLARQLNIINDSETNITLVESPDAPTIGVGEGTWPTMRSTLKRIGIDETDFIRECDVSFKQGTQFVNWHRLHKDGSDATYFHSFELPHTQWRTSPGPYWHYLKSELNRSYADAISVQPEACRGYFAPKTMATPAYEGLLNYAYHLDAGKFAKMLAKVATEKLGVRHISAYIERARLDEDGYITSLATREKGDIKGDFFVDCSGFAGLLIDRTYEIPFRSVKDKLFVNSAIAIQMPYERPDAPISSPTLSTAQTAGWIWDIGLQARRGTGHVYSDDFISDDEAEAQLRRYPRSRL; encoded by the coding sequence TTGAACACAATAAAAAATATAGTCATCGTCGGTGGTGGTACGGCGGGGTGGCTGGTTGCAGCGTCTCTGGCCAGGCAGCTCAATATCATCAATGATTCCGAGACCAATATCACCCTGGTGGAGTCACCCGATGCACCGACTATCGGCGTCGGGGAGGGCACCTGGCCCACCATGCGCAGCACATTGAAGCGCATTGGTATCGACGAAACCGACTTTATCCGTGAGTGCGATGTTTCCTTCAAGCAGGGAACACAGTTTGTTAATTGGCACAGGCTCCACAAGGATGGGAGCGATGCTACTTATTTCCACTCCTTCGAGTTGCCACACACGCAGTGGCGCACTTCTCCCGGGCCATACTGGCACTATCTGAAATCGGAGCTTAATCGATCCTATGCCGATGCGATTTCGGTGCAGCCCGAAGCGTGCCGGGGGTACTTCGCTCCCAAGACCATGGCCACCCCCGCCTATGAAGGACTGCTGAATTACGCCTATCACCTGGATGCGGGCAAGTTTGCGAAGATGCTGGCGAAGGTCGCGACCGAGAAGCTGGGTGTCCGGCATATCTCCGCCTATATTGAAAGGGCCAGGTTGGACGAGGATGGATATATCACCTCGCTTGCCACCCGTGAGAAGGGGGATATCAAAGGTGACTTTTTTGTCGACTGTAGCGGGTTCGCAGGGCTGCTGATTGATCGCACCTATGAGATTCCCTTTCGATCGGTGAAGGACAAGCTGTTCGTGAACAGCGCTATCGCCATCCAGATGCCCTACGAACGCCCGGATGCCCCCATCTCCAGCCCCACGCTCTCGACCGCACAGACCGCCGGGTGGATCTGGGACATCGGCCTGCAGGCGCGTCGGGGCACAGGCCATGTCTACAGTGACGATTTCATCTCTGATGATGAAGCGGAGGCACAGCTGCGGCGATACCCTCGGTCCCGGCTCTGA
- a CDS encoding tryptophan 7-halogenase, with the protein MMKRRHSCGDTLGPGSEKLDAKHIKMRLGYREKVFHKNCVAVGLAAAFLEPLEASAIFLVEAACNMLGELFQRNSEMLERLEKKYNASFIGRWNSVVDFIKLHYYLSGRTDSDFWIENTRPETAPESLREYLDFWQYYPPSRFDLSSSLEPFVRESYEFILYGMGYGNYQYDNPARLPHLEYARENFARIDRMRREVPTQLVTNRRLLDQLKDFRFQSI; encoded by the coding sequence ATGATGAAGCGGAGGCACAGCTGCGGCGATACCCTCGGTCCCGGCTCTGAAAAGCTCGATGCCAAGCACATCAAGATGCGGCTTGGATATCGCGAGAAGGTATTTCACAAGAACTGCGTTGCTGTGGGGCTGGCAGCAGCGTTTCTCGAGCCGCTGGAGGCGAGTGCGATTTTCCTGGTCGAGGCGGCCTGCAATATGCTCGGCGAGCTGTTCCAACGTAACAGTGAGATGCTGGAGCGGCTGGAAAAGAAATACAACGCGTCGTTCATCGGTCGCTGGAACAGCGTGGTCGACTTTATCAAGCTGCACTACTACCTGAGCGGACGCACGGATTCGGATTTCTGGATCGAGAATACCCGTCCCGAGACGGCGCCGGAGTCACTGAGAGAGTATCTGGACTTCTGGCAATACTACCCGCCGAGCCGATTTGATCTGTCCAGTAGTCTCGAGCCATTCGTGCGCGAGAGCTATGAATTTATCCTCTACGGCATGGGCTACGGAAATTATCAATATGACAATCCCGCACGCCTGCCACATCTTGAATATGCGAGGGAAAACTTTGCCCGTATTGACCGGATGCGCCGTGAAGTGCCGACACAGCTGGTGACCAACCGGCGCCTGCTGGATCAGCTGAAGGATTTCCGCTTCCAGAGTATCTGA
- a CDS encoding TonB-dependent receptor produces MSSNVFHKKLLASGIALALAGAAAPLALAQEEEKKEKQSTQIEEVEVVGFKASLERAIDAKRYSTMVMDSITSEDIGKFPDKNIGDALMRIPGVGIERRFGEADGVSIRGLDPALSLTYLNGQSISTAQWFEGYRPTRGFRSDMLAAELVSALEVYKSPRADLPEGSIGGTVNIKTSRPLDLASGTARGSVEYQYSENAERWDPAYSGLYSWKSDDEKFGVLVSASHQERFTTYDAMENYYGAGVSAKNVEPAGDFTNATWGAGHAIFQQQRERTAYNFTAQYQPTEQLDIVANYLNFELSADNVNSNYLVVPGRTDDISNVTASKEFPAGNGILKHDSILGNVSGESGDDYWFGPDSFFRNTNPEAQAFDLDVTYTHDLFEAHAQVGHTEAAGDIIVIGYFGKINAANADVAGLTGDEVLTLDLTGNKLGVDFQGFDPSNPGNYPLEIRENNPHIEDSDEETYVQFDLTVPIDNGGYITSVKTGLKYQDHTNERHLYNFTAQIPASLALGNATYADLPVNTGCGQYEETAKSNTLTCLPTLDLDGIRSLSSQLTPGNTRERESLSDFYEIQEDKLALYAMAEFEYDKLSGNFGVRYVDYELESIANQQANDEWLLGVPTSNDYSEILPSLNVVYQLQDDLLLRGAVARVMSLPNYQDLRNTFSYNSTTLTGSAGNPYLDPWLANQFDLGVEWYFADGALASATYFRKDIESFLFSISELETLDIIDENTGETVTRQLEVSRTRNGGEASVQGLELQLQTEIAYGFGVSTNYTFTDAEVVDNNGVSGLNLPGNSEDMWNVTGYWENDRYSARLMANHRGEFFNGIRIGTASETEAFTSLDVAFSADVTDNVTLSLQGVNLTGELYRTKNSQDNWDGIFQLINDGGTRWFMNASVKF; encoded by the coding sequence ATGTCATCAAACGTCTTTCACAAAAAACTTCTGGCAAGCGGAATCGCCCTGGCCCTGGCCGGAGCGGCCGCCCCTCTGGCACTCGCCCAGGAAGAAGAGAAAAAAGAAAAGCAATCCACTCAGATCGAAGAGGTCGAGGTAGTTGGCTTCAAGGCATCCCTGGAAAGAGCCATCGATGCCAAGCGCTACTCCACTATGGTGATGGACAGCATCACCTCCGAGGACATCGGTAAATTCCCCGATAAGAACATCGGTGATGCACTGATGCGTATTCCGGGTGTCGGCATCGAGCGCCGTTTCGGCGAAGCGGACGGCGTGAGCATCCGTGGTCTGGATCCGGCGCTTAGCCTGACCTATCTCAATGGTCAGTCCATCTCCACCGCCCAGTGGTTCGAAGGCTACCGCCCGACCCGCGGCTTCCGTTCTGACATGTTGGCCGCCGAGCTGGTCTCCGCACTGGAAGTCTACAAGTCTCCGCGCGCCGACCTGCCGGAAGGCTCCATCGGCGGTACCGTCAATATCAAAACCTCGCGCCCGCTGGATCTGGCTAGTGGCACCGCGCGCGGCTCCGTGGAATATCAGTACTCTGAAAACGCCGAGCGCTGGGATCCGGCTTACTCCGGTCTCTACAGCTGGAAGTCCGACGACGAGAAGTTCGGTGTGCTGGTGAGCGCCTCTCACCAGGAGCGCTTCACCACCTACGACGCCATGGAAAACTACTATGGCGCAGGCGTAAGCGCGAAGAACGTCGAGCCCGCCGGTGACTTTACCAATGCCACCTGGGGCGCTGGTCACGCTATCTTCCAGCAACAGCGCGAGCGCACCGCCTACAACTTCACCGCGCAGTACCAGCCGACTGAGCAGCTGGATATCGTTGCCAACTACCTGAATTTCGAGCTGTCAGCGGATAACGTCAACTCCAACTACCTGGTGGTGCCGGGTCGTACTGACGACATCAGCAATGTCACCGCTTCCAAGGAGTTCCCGGCCGGTAATGGTATCCTCAAGCACGATTCCATTCTCGGCAATGTTTCCGGTGAATCCGGTGACGATTACTGGTTCGGTCCCGACTCCTTCTTCCGTAACACCAACCCGGAAGCCCAGGCATTCGACCTCGACGTGACTTATACCCACGACCTGTTTGAAGCCCACGCCCAGGTTGGCCACACCGAAGCCGCCGGTGACATCATCGTGATCGGTTACTTCGGCAAGATCAACGCGGCCAATGCCGACGTCGCGGGCCTGACTGGTGATGAAGTACTGACCCTCGACCTTACCGGCAACAAGCTCGGTGTCGATTTCCAGGGCTTCGATCCAAGCAACCCGGGCAACTACCCGCTGGAAATCCGCGAGAACAACCCGCACATCGAGGACTCCGACGAGGAGACCTACGTTCAGTTTGACCTGACAGTGCCGATCGATAACGGCGGTTACATCACCTCCGTGAAGACCGGTCTGAAGTACCAGGACCACACCAACGAGCGCCACCTGTACAACTTCACTGCCCAGATCCCGGCAAGCCTGGCGCTTGGCAATGCCACCTATGCTGACCTCCCGGTTAATACCGGCTGTGGCCAGTATGAGGAGACGGCCAAGAGCAATACCCTGACCTGTCTGCCGACCCTGGATCTGGACGGTATTCGTAGCCTGTCCTCCCAGCTGACGCCAGGCAACACCCGCGAGCGCGAGAGCCTGTCTGATTTCTACGAGATCCAAGAAGACAAGCTGGCTCTCTACGCCATGGCCGAGTTCGAGTACGACAAGCTGAGCGGTAACTTCGGTGTGCGCTATGTCGACTACGAACTGGAATCCATTGCTAACCAGCAGGCCAATGACGAGTGGCTGCTGGGTGTTCCGACATCCAACGACTACAGTGAGATTCTGCCGAGCCTGAACGTGGTTTATCAGCTGCAGGATGACCTGTTGCTTCGCGGTGCTGTTGCGCGGGTGATGTCACTGCCCAACTACCAGGATCTGCGCAACACCTTCAGCTACAACAGCACCACCCTGACCGGTTCCGCAGGTAACCCCTATCTGGATCCGTGGCTGGCCAACCAGTTTGATCTGGGCGTGGAGTGGTACTTTGCTGATGGCGCCCTGGCTAGCGCCACCTATTTCCGTAAGGATATCGAGTCCTTCCTGTTCTCCATCTCTGAGCTCGAAACCCTCGACATCATTGATGAGAACACCGGCGAGACCGTTACCCGTCAACTGGAAGTGTCCCGTACCCGCAACGGTGGTGAGGCCAGTGTTCAGGGCCTCGAGCTGCAGCTGCAGACGGAAATCGCCTACGGCTTCGGTGTCAGCACCAACTACACCTTCACCGATGCTGAGGTTGTCGATAACAATGGGGTTTCCGGCCTGAACCTGCCGGGTAACTCCGAAGATATGTGGAACGTTACCGGTTACTGGGAAAATGACCGTTACAGCGCCCGCCTGATGGCCAACCATCGCGGCGAGTTCTTTAACGGCATTCGTATCGGTACCGCTTCCGAGACCGAAGCGTTCACCTCTCTGGACGTGGCCTTCTCTGCGGACGTAACCGACAACGTCACCCTGAGCCTGCAGGGCGTCAACCTGACTGGAGAGCTGTACCGTACCAAGAACTCCCAGGATAACTGGGATGGTATCTTCCAGCTGATCAACGATGGTGGTACCCGCTGGTTCATGAACGCTTCCGTGAAGTTCTAA